The proteins below come from a single Pleuronectes platessa chromosome 3, fPlePla1.1, whole genome shotgun sequence genomic window:
- the LOC128430040 gene encoding uncharacterized protein LOC128430040 isoform X1 translates to MRRVKDKKRPPIVSEVPYFKLFNVCYLPYCEEYVHIRSQHRSEGDSWSRFNNLLSSSHRSVTRPSEENSTRLTTSPTKEMAARSRITVLLLLFLLSTEHSFAVNLNELTPLVDELLNRYRAEGVFSLAVSIPLNQNQNQDQTKNQNQGAYQIQKVLESDPAANVENKINNGEVYVGSRVVAAKPGGGLHAESRVVDKLNQLYKSPQFNQDDLLLLYVYASPCVEQCTDEGHELSILRGLNEIRRWNNWAVVFSKIFKPRNGQENTDMERVRALRRLATYGSGKTESDLGPVGLQNIFRCDRDENQQMKCVSCSSDGQVAQTCVSDGPQSGRGASSSQGGAQADWLTPKKGKGDRVRRDISYNTGDSSPHISESNKGAEDAPSVDENGNDVGSDEGKGSDLRTVVDILSPHIGFDSGDGRVSKGKGKVSKGKGKVRKGKGGKRRRGKGKGRRGKGRRGKGGRGGKGKKSRRGGRSRRRGLDQDWIFVSDF, encoded by the exons ATGAGACGtgtgaaagacaagaaaagacCTCCCATCGTCTCTGAAGTTCCTTATTTCAAActgtttaatgtttgttatCTTCCTTATTGTGAGGAATATGTTCATATAAGGTCACAGCACCGATCTGAGGGCGACTCCTGGTCGAGGTTTAAcaatcttctctcctcctcacatcGTTCAGTGACTCGTCCGTCTGAAGAGAACTCAACACGTCTGACGACTTCTCCAACCAAGGAG ATGGCCGCCCGGAGCCGGATCacggttctgctgctgctcttcctcctgtcgACTGAACACAGTTTTGCTGTGAACCTGAACGAACTCACACCGCTGGTAGACGAACTCTTGAACAG GTACCGAGCAGAAGGTGTGTTCAGTCTGGCCGTGAGTATCCCgctgaaccagaaccagaaccaggacCAGACCAAGAACCAGAACCAGGGTGCTTACCAAATCCAGAAAGTCCTCGAAAGTGACCCTGCTGCCAACGTGGAGAACAAGATCAACAACGGTGAAGTGTACGTTGGCAGCAGGGTGGttgcagccaagcctgggggtGGTCTTCATGCAGAGTCACGCGTTGTGGACAAATTGAATCAGTTGTACAAGAGTCCTCAATTCAATCAGGATGATTTGTTGCTTCTCTATGTTTATGCCTCCCCGTGTGTTGAACAATGTACAGATGAAGGTCACGAGCTAAGCATCCTTAGAGGGTTAAATGAAATTCGGCGTTGGAATAATTGGGCAGTTGTGTTTTCTAAAATATTCAAGCCCAGAAATGGTCAGGAGAACACAGACATGGAGCGCGTTAGAGCCCTGAGGCGACTTGCAACGTACGGGTCTGGTAAGACCGAGAGTGACCTAGGTCCAGTTGGTCTACAGAACATCTTCCGCTGTGACAGAGATGAAAACCAACAGATGAAGTGTGTCAGCTGCTCAAGTGACGGTCAGGTGGCACAGACATGTGTGTCAGACGGTCCTCAGTCAGGTAGAGGTGCCTCCTCCTCACAGGGGGGGGCTCAGGCTGATTGGCTAACccccaaaaaaggaaaaggggacCGAGTAAGAAGGGACATCAGTTATAACACAGGTGACAGCTCTCCTCACATCTCTGAGAGCAACAAGGGAGCTGAGGACGCCCCCTCAGTTGATGAGAATGGAAATGATGTTGGTTCTGATGAAGGCAAAGGAAGTGATTTAAGGACGGTAGTGGACATATTGTCCCCTCACATCGGCTTTGATTCTGGAGATGGAAGAGTGAGCAAGGGCAAAGGAAAAGTGAGCAAGGGCAAAGGAAAAGTGAGAAAGGGCAAAGGAGGTaaaaggagaagagggaaagggaaagggagaagaggaaaagggagaagaggtaaaggaggacgaggagggaaaggaaaaaagagcAGGCGAGGGGGGAGAAGCAGAAGACGGGGTTTGGACCAGGACTGGATTTTTGTCTCAGATTTTTGA
- the LOC128430040 gene encoding uncharacterized protein LOC128430040 isoform X2 → MRRVKDKKRPPIVSEVPYFKLFNVCYLPYCEEYVHIRSQHRSEGDSWSRFNNLLSSSHRSVTRPSEENSTRLTTSPTKEMAARSRITVLLLLFLLSTEHSFAVNLNELTPLVDELLNRYRAEGVFSLAVSIPLNQNQNQDQTKNQNQGAYQIQKVLESDPAANVENKINNGEVYVGSRVVAAKPGGGLHAESRVVDKLNQLYKSPQFNQDDLLLLYVYASPCVEQCTDEGHELSILRGLNEIRRWNNWAVVFSKIFKPRNGQENTDMERVRALRRLATYGSGKTESDLGPVGLQNIFRCDRDENQQMKCVSCSSDGQVAQTCVSDGPQSGRGASSSQGGAQADWLTPKKGKGDRVRRDISYNTGDSSPHISESNKGAEDAPSVDENGNDVGSDEGKGSDLRTVVDILSPHIGFDSGDGRVSKGKGKVSKGKGKVRKGKGGKRRRGKGKGRRGKGKKSRRGGRSRRRGLDQDWIFVSDF, encoded by the exons ATGAGACGtgtgaaagacaagaaaagacCTCCCATCGTCTCTGAAGTTCCTTATTTCAAActgtttaatgtttgttatCTTCCTTATTGTGAGGAATATGTTCATATAAGGTCACAGCACCGATCTGAGGGCGACTCCTGGTCGAGGTTTAAcaatcttctctcctcctcacatcGTTCAGTGACTCGTCCGTCTGAAGAGAACTCAACACGTCTGACGACTTCTCCAACCAAGGAG ATGGCCGCCCGGAGCCGGATCacggttctgctgctgctcttcctcctgtcgACTGAACACAGTTTTGCTGTGAACCTGAACGAACTCACACCGCTGGTAGACGAACTCTTGAACAG GTACCGAGCAGAAGGTGTGTTCAGTCTGGCCGTGAGTATCCCgctgaaccagaaccagaaccaggacCAGACCAAGAACCAGAACCAGGGTGCTTACCAAATCCAGAAAGTCCTCGAAAGTGACCCTGCTGCCAACGTGGAGAACAAGATCAACAACGGTGAAGTGTACGTTGGCAGCAGGGTGGttgcagccaagcctgggggtGGTCTTCATGCAGAGTCACGCGTTGTGGACAAATTGAATCAGTTGTACAAGAGTCCTCAATTCAATCAGGATGATTTGTTGCTTCTCTATGTTTATGCCTCCCCGTGTGTTGAACAATGTACAGATGAAGGTCACGAGCTAAGCATCCTTAGAGGGTTAAATGAAATTCGGCGTTGGAATAATTGGGCAGTTGTGTTTTCTAAAATATTCAAGCCCAGAAATGGTCAGGAGAACACAGACATGGAGCGCGTTAGAGCCCTGAGGCGACTTGCAACGTACGGGTCTGGTAAGACCGAGAGTGACCTAGGTCCAGTTGGTCTACAGAACATCTTCCGCTGTGACAGAGATGAAAACCAACAGATGAAGTGTGTCAGCTGCTCAAGTGACGGTCAGGTGGCACAGACATGTGTGTCAGACGGTCCTCAGTCAGGTAGAGGTGCCTCCTCCTCACAGGGGGGGGCTCAGGCTGATTGGCTAACccccaaaaaaggaaaaggggacCGAGTAAGAAGGGACATCAGTTATAACACAGGTGACAGCTCTCCTCACATCTCTGAGAGCAACAAGGGAGCTGAGGACGCCCCCTCAGTTGATGAGAATGGAAATGATGTTGGTTCTGATGAAGGCAAAGGAAGTGATTTAAGGACGGTAGTGGACATATTGTCCCCTCACATCGGCTTTGATTCTGGAGATGGAAGAGTGAGCAAGGGCAAAGGAAAAGTGAGCAAGGGCAAAGGAAAAGTGAGAAAGGGCAAAGGAGGTaaaaggagaagagggaaagggaaagggagaagagg gaaaggaaaaaagagcAGGCGAGGGGGGAGAAGCAGAAGACGGGGTTTGGACCAGGACTGGATTTTTGTCTCAGATTTTTGA